In a genomic window of Bactrocera tryoni isolate S06 unplaced genomic scaffold, CSIRO_BtryS06_freeze2 scaffold_587, whole genome shotgun sequence:
- the LOC120781317 gene encoding vitellogenin-1-like: MRIVHLISLWCLLYASVALEDIPEGYLNAAKQIAERLIATSAGPLTADYFFRVVENLVAGLPARKAYILANAICAETIARGRNQTPEEYEPKLKDINFQFRTPCDRRTYPIADPIGLLRDPDFDPYKKTVIFSTGWTTTVNNERHDALSKAYNCRGDTNYLALDAGDYITLMYVWSAQNTDTIGKYLAVGIQKLSKFIDVAGLHLMGHSLGAQIMGTAARHYRDLTGKSLPYVTGLDPAFPCFNEGETLTTISASDADFVDIIHTNAGISGQYKAYGNADFYVGGKFPIQNACRTPQCSHEIVWEYYTESVYPSNERNFLAKRCNSLYSLQYGRCNGPEFPMGFAVPHDLIGRYVLDANTEKPYGQNATAAYTNPDTSPCGACSSSCA; the protein is encoded by the exons ATGCGGATAGTTCACTTAATTTCACTTTGGTGCTTGCTATACGCCAGTGTAGCCCTGGAGGATATACCAGAGGGATATCTGAACGCGGCAAAACAGATAGCAGAAAGATTGATAGCGACTTCAGCAGGACCATTGACAGCCGACTATTTTTTCAGAGTGGTGGAAAACTTGGTCGCAGGTTTACCTGCAAGAAAGGCATATATTTTAGCAAATGCTATAT GTGCCGAAACTATAGCCAGAGGCCGAAATCAAACGCCGGAAGAGTATGAACCGAAGCTCAAAGATATTAATTTTCAGTTCCGTACACCGTGCGATAGGCGTACATATCCTATAGCAGATCCCATCGGTCTACTTCGTGATCCGGATTTTGATCCGTACAAAAAGACCGTCATATTCTCAACCGGCTGGACGACCACGGTGAATAATGAACGTCACGATGCCTTGTCTAAGGCATACAATTGTCGCGGTGACACCAATTATCTG gcGCTGGACGCTGGCGACTACATAACCTTGATGTATGTGTGGTCTGCACAAAACACGGACACAATCGGTAAATATCTCGCTGTAGGCATACAAAAACTCAGCAAGTTTATAGACGTCGCCGGCTTGCACTTGATGGGTCACAGCTTGGGCGCACAAATAATGGGTACGGCAGCGCGTCACTATCGTGATTTGACGGGCAAAAGCTTGCCCTACGTGACCGGTTTAGATCCCGCTTTTCCATGCTTTAACGAAGGTGAGACGCTAACCACCATCTCGGCAAGTGACGCCGACTTTGTTGACATCATACACACAAATGCCGGTATTAGCGGCCAGTATAAAGCTTACGGCAATGCGGATTTCTATGTCGGTGGTAAATTTCCAATTCAGAATGCCTGCAGAACGCCGCAGTGCTCACACGAAATCGTTTGGGAGTACTACACGGAGTCGGTCTATCCCAGTAATGAGCGCAATTTTCTGGCAAAGCGCTGTAACTCGCTGTATAGCCTTCAGTATGGAAGATGTAATGGTCCTGAGTTTCCCATGGGCTTCGCTGTGCCGCATGATTTAATTGGCCGTTATGTGCTTGATGCGAACACTGAGAAGCCGTATGGCCAAAATGCTACTGCGGCGTACACGAATCCTGATACTTCGCCCTGTGGCGCTTGTTCTTCTTCCTGTGCTTGA